The proteins below are encoded in one region of Streptomyces cyanogenus:
- a CDS encoding TetR/AcrR family transcriptional regulator yields the protein MPTSALPKNRFERRRAETRQALVRAARQILAETGDTSASIQAIAERADVGFGSFYNHFESKTELFDAAVTDALEEFGQVIDERVEGIDDPAELVAAGFRLTARMADSHPELMRILRDRGLSHIHSDSGLAPRALRDLEIGIASGRFTCGNATTALSALGGTLLSLVALRLDRPDLDGDQAASDLAEMVLRMLGLAADDAHEVTRRPLPDLAR from the coding sequence ATGCCGACGTCAGCCCTGCCCAAGAACCGCTTCGAGCGACGCCGTGCCGAGACCCGCCAGGCGCTCGTCCGCGCGGCCCGGCAGATCCTCGCGGAGACCGGGGACACCAGCGCAAGCATCCAGGCCATCGCCGAGCGCGCCGATGTCGGCTTCGGGTCCTTCTACAACCACTTCGAGTCGAAGACGGAGCTGTTCGACGCGGCGGTGACGGACGCCCTGGAGGAGTTCGGGCAGGTCATCGACGAGCGCGTGGAAGGCATCGACGACCCCGCCGAGCTGGTCGCGGCCGGCTTCCGGCTCACCGCCCGGATGGCCGACTCCCACCCGGAACTCATGCGAATCCTGCGCGACCGCGGCCTGTCCCACATCCACTCCGACAGCGGCCTCGCCCCACGCGCCCTGCGCGACCTGGAGATCGGCATCGCCTCAGGCCGTTTCACCTGCGGCAACGCGACCACCGCCCTGTCCGCCCTGGGCGGCACCCTGCTGTCCCTGGTGGCTCTCCGGCTGGACCGCCCGGACCTCGACGGCGACCAGGCTGCCTCCGACCTGGCCGAGATGGTCCTGCGCATGCTCGGCCTCGCTGCGGACGACGCCCACGAGGTCACCCGTCGCCCGCTGCCCGATCTCGCCCGATGA
- a CDS encoding TetR/AcrR family transcriptional regulator — MQTTDAPGRTVQRKDAHSNRRRILATARQKLRNDPDTSLDSIAQAAGVARRTLYGHFPSRHALIADLTQEAGHELRQAFARARTADVDPVEALTRMVLAAWTVGDHYRMLIALGRRHLGEDEIRTTLAPARAEAVATLRRGQREGVFADHLPAPVLAQALEALMLALAEENAACPWADPDGEAAATAFLVAAGVAPQRAALQVREVIGRDRAAGDG, encoded by the coding sequence ATGCAGACGACCGACGCCCCGGGCCGTACTGTGCAGCGCAAGGATGCTCACTCCAACCGCCGACGCATCCTCGCGACCGCCCGGCAGAAACTGCGGAACGACCCCGACACGAGTCTCGACAGCATCGCTCAGGCAGCCGGCGTCGCCCGGCGCACCCTCTACGGACACTTCCCCAGCCGGCATGCGCTGATCGCCGACCTGACGCAGGAAGCAGGCCATGAACTCCGGCAGGCGTTCGCCAGAGCCCGTACCGCGGATGTCGACCCGGTCGAGGCGTTGACACGGATGGTGCTGGCGGCATGGACGGTGGGCGACCACTACCGCATGCTCATCGCCTTGGGACGGCGCCACCTGGGAGAGGACGAGATCCGCACCACTCTGGCACCGGCCCGCGCAGAAGCCGTCGCGACCCTACGGCGCGGTCAGCGCGAAGGCGTCTTCGCCGACCACCTTCCCGCACCTGTCCTCGCCCAAGCGCTGGAGGCACTCATGCTGGCCCTCGCCGAGGAGAACGCCGCATGCCCGTGGGCGGACCCTGACGGTGAGGCCGCGGCAACCGCGTTCCTCGTCGCCGCCGGCGTAGCACCACAGAGGGCCGCGCTTCAGGTGCGGGAGGTCATCGGGCGAGATCGGGCAGCGGGCGACGGGTGA